From the Rhinatrema bivittatum chromosome 3, aRhiBiv1.1, whole genome shotgun sequence genome, one window contains:
- the LOC115088681 gene encoding olfactory receptor 1G1-like: MEPQNWTTVTEFLLLGFSDLPEHQISLFVLFFTMYLLNLLGNTIMITLIATDHNLHTPMYFFISNLSFVDMCFSSVTVPQMLINIFSENKTISYTACMTQLYFFITFVGIEVILLAVMAYDRYVAICNPLHYPMIMNKETCLSLLGVCWLSGALNSLLHTILMCRLSFCSSNKIIHFFCDVPPLFKLSCTDTSLNELMIFTEGSLFDMVSFLFIIVSYIRILSTIFKTSSVSRRSKAFSTCSSHIASVTLYFGSLFFMYFRPSTSYSLEYDRVASVIYTAVTPMLNSFIYSLRNKDVKVALKRAISEKILKKICSVA; this comes from the coding sequence ATGGAGCCACAGAATTGGACAACTGTGACAGAATTTCTACTCTTGGGCTTCTCGGACCTCCCAGAACATCAGATTTCCCTCTTTGTGCTGTTCTTCACCATGTATTTGCTCAACCTACTAGGGAACACAATAATGATTACTTTAATTGCCACTGATCATAACCTTCACACTCCCATGTATTTCTTCATCAGTAACTTGTCCTTTGTGGATATGTGCTTCAGCTCAGTCACTGTACCACAGATGCTAATCAATATCTTCTCAGAAAATAAAACCATTTCATACACTGCGTGCATGACACAATTATATTTCTTCATTACATTTGTTGGTATTGAAGTGATTCTGCTTGCTGTCATGGCCTACGATCGGTATGTGGCCATCTGTAACCCTTTGCACTACCCCATGATCATGAATAAAGAAACATGTCTTTCACTCCTGGGAGTGTGCTGGCTCAGCGGAGCTCTGAATTCCTTGTTACACACCATCTTGATGTGTCGTTTGTCCTTCTGCAGCTCCAACAAGATCATTCACTTCTTCTGTGATGTTCCCCCACTATTCAAACTTTCCTGCACAGACACATCCCTCAATGAGCTGATGATATTCACAGAGGGATCATTGTTTGACATGGTGTCTTTTCTGTTTATCATTGTTTCTTATATTCGCATTCTCTCTACCATATTCAAAACTTCTTCTGTGTCTAGGAGGTCAAAAGCTTTCTCTACCTGTTCTTCTCACATAGCAAGTGTCACTTTGTATTTTGGAAGcctattttttatgtatttccgCCCCTCGACCAGTTACTCACTGGAATATGACCGTGTGGCCAGTGTGATTTACACAGCAGTAACACCTATGTTGAACTCATTCATCTACAGCTTGAGGAATAAGGATGTTAAAGTGGCCCTGAAGAGAGcaataagtgaaaaaatactgAAGAAGATTTGTTCTGTTGCCTAA